In Lolium rigidum isolate FL_2022 chromosome 3, APGP_CSIRO_Lrig_0.1, whole genome shotgun sequence, the genomic window ttgtggtttCTTGGTCTTTTTCTCTCTTGTTCTATCATTGATTTAGTACCATATGAGTTGCCCAACATAATTATGGTCATCTATGTAATTCCTATGCGGTAGATTATTATTCTATGAGTTTATATTTAAGGTTGGAattctattatgtgtaagatgtattagtAGATGCATATAATGTACCCATTCTTAAGTCCCTGTTTTTATCCAACATCTATGAGagggtgtgtggggggggggggaggggtatTAATTGGAGTAACATGGTGgtggtgattggatagtgacaacaaattcgagATCCACTATggttttttacctttcttttgtTACCCCACTAGGGATTAATTGAATTCATGTGTTATAATTATCTAGTGACAGCTAAGATAATTTTGTTTGCTCAAGGTAGCACATCTGTTATTCAAACAACATGTCAAAGTACCAAAGGCTATACTCTATTTATTCTTAATTCTATATTGCATGGAGTTTTTCCTTTGtggaggagtataagagagatgtgttgcatcatctctaaatAGGATGTGATGCCATATGAATCCTTATCATACACATAATGAAGTTTCATTTATATTATATTTCTTGTGAATTGTTTTATGTCTATTGCACCAtatgagagaatagtcaagtgaacccatgaaccccgttgCACTTTTCATTATAAGAAACAACTTTCCAACACTTCTATGACCTTTTATATTTTCTGAATCAATTAAATACGAAAATACAAAAACACTTTTACTATTAGAAAACACAAACGAAACACCCAAAATACCTttatcttattgtttttcttccttTCCTTCTCTAGACATAGATTGTTTTACTTGTTGGATATGGTGCCCTAGAGGAAAATAATAAAGAgtgtttattattatatatcaatagTTCATAATAGTTTTCATGTCATGATATAACTGTATTAATCGGAAATGTTGATACATGTGTGGTATTGTAAACAAACTAGGGTCCCAAGTGAGCATTCACGAACTAGTTCATTGTGATTCGATGATTGACGTTTCCCGATCATGGACATAAATGTCATTGACAATGGAGTCATATCATTGAGTCAATTCTATGATGGACATTTGAAATATATAAGTATTGTAACATGATCAAAGTAGTTCAACGTTATGATGTTTATGAAAGCgaagtaacctaatccttagaccgtgagatcatatctaatcactATCACTGGATGCTACTTTGACTGCATCGACCATCACACCGTAACatggtgatcataaaggtgtagTTGGGTATTCCAATGGGATGAGTTGAGGCGTATGAGTCAAGAGGGGGATTTGTTCATCTGTGTGGCGGGAAGATACTATGGGCTCACTCAGTGAGATTATATCCAAGTTGCAACACATGACTAGGTCATGAGGATAGAATCGAACGAAACGAGTTGAATAGTCTTGCTGgtaacgagatcgaactaggtatcGTGATACCAAATGATCAAGTCTCGGTCAAGTGCATGTATCAAAGTAACAAGGGGAATGAGATACAACATAATGGTTCAAATGATGATCACATATTTGTAGAATGTGTAGGGGTTGCTATTGTTCTCCAGAACACCCTGGTGACCATTGATTAGAGagatgtctcgatcatgtccgtgtTATTCTCAAACCGTTGGGAAACTCACTTAAGGGTTCAACGAAACTTAATATTGTTTTGGATTCATCGGAAACACTGGAGAATAGAGAATAGAGAACTGTAGAGGGTTCCAGGAGAATCCGAAGGATGTTCGGAGTGATACGAGAGGTGTCTCGGATCATCGAGAGTTATTTTTTATTATAtgttaattaaattaattaatattAAATATATACTTATTTATTAATAAAAAGGTGCAACCCACCTTAATTGGCCCCTCCCAGAGTGAGGCCCATTAAGTGGTCGCTTCAAGGAAAGGGGCGCATGGGCCTTACTTGGGCCCAagtggccaccccctctcccatgcccccttttagtcccacattgccaaGGCATAGCCTCCACCCCTTCCCTTCCTCCTATATATagtggatggatttggaggagaggtACACACAATTAGGGTTGAGGAAAAAAGGAGAGCCCCTTGGGAGCCTCCCTCTCctcttcccctctctctctctctagttctCTCTCCACCCGTggttcctcgaagagctgcgcatGGAGGGAGTACTCCACCCGGTATGCGGGAGCGCTGCCAGGATTCGGATCGAGAAGATCTTCTTCTGCAACCTTAGTTGGATCTGAGGCCGGGAGCGTCCTTGATCACCGTACGTGTGCGAAACTACGAGGTGTTGCACTTGCGGTACTCATGATGGTGCGAGAGAACTTCTACTCGACCCCGAGGTCGGCGACAaagtacgactacatcaaccatgttctagcGGAACATTAACCGCTATCGGTCTACGAGGGTACGTCACTGATATTATCTCCATTACTGCATTGCTCGTAGACAGATCTGAGCAACCAGGTTGCGTTAGTTAgatatattttttttgttttctgctacgAATCTCCAACATtactttatttatttacaagtttatttcagttttagtAATATGAAAACCttctgcttgacaaccacacggtagagttgaggatacaaggcaaaagctttgttttgtaggttgcttgaagAGGAGAAGCAAAAGACATCTCTCCGCCAAttacccgagagttcgatataaattcTCTAGCCACCCCTGTGGGGAAAAGAGACTTTCTACAACACTATGCACTTTCTACCGGAGTGGCGAGCGAAAGGAAAGGAGACCAACATCGGCGGAGTTCGAGGGAGCCCAAGGGTAGAAGGGGAGAAGGAGgggggaagggggggggggggcgcagaTGGTTCGTTGAGTGAACAATGCCCTGCTACTGCCCCGTGTGTTGGGCAAGGGGTCGTGACGCGATGCGATGCAAAAAGATGGCAAGGCGGGTtgttctgcaaagacttacaggTGGGCCGTGGGCGCATCTGTCGAGCATCGACAGGTTGGTCCAGCTTTGGTCGATCTCAACTCTCAACcatctctctttttctctctatCAAAAGCAAGCAAGGGATCACCAAAGCTAGAAGCTGCTGCCTGCTTCTTCCTCTCCGCGTTCCAACCACCCAGCCAAGACCATGGCCTACCGCCGGAAGCAGCAGGGTCCCGTCggcgccgacgatcgccggactcCCAAACCCCAGGCAAGCGCTCCCCTtttctctcctccctcctctgtACCGCCCGATCTCTCCGGTCATCGCTGCCAACTTGCTGCGCTTGCGCCTGTCGCGATCGAATATTATATCGGGATCACATCGCGTCCAACTCGCTGCTACGGCTGTGCCCTCCGTTCGGTCGACACGATTACTGTTGAGACGATGTGCGATAGTCACGGGCTGATGCGGGCTTTCCCCTCTTGCTTGCCAATTTGGGGGCAGCTTCAGCAGCAGTTCAGCTCATGGCGCAGCAGGTCAATTTGATTCGATCCTGAACATGCCAACTCCGTGGCGTGATAATCGCCGACCGATAATCTCACTCTGATTCCAAATCCATCACCGACATTATTAGCAAGCTATACTGCTATATCCGTCCTATGCTGTCTGTTTCTGATCTTCAGTTTTAGGTGAATATTAGCATGTCTGCAGTGTCTCACCTAGGAATTACTGTTATTCTTCATGCAGTGAAAATGGTTGGTCTGCTTATATAAGTACCTCTGCTGAATTTTTCTGTGCCGTGATAAATGAGCAGGGTTCGGCTGCCTCATCGTACACGTCCATGGATAGCATGCGTGAGCCTAATAAGCTTGGATTGTGGGGATCTTTGGCAAGAAAAGCCAAGGGGATTCTCGACGAGGATGCTGCCGCTCACAAGTTCGACGACTATGGGAAAGGCCAAACCACTCGCAAGCCTGACTCATCGATTGGAGCTCAGGTGAGATACAAAATAGAAATGGAGCTTGGTCCACATACATTGGTGAAAGAAACACAACGAATACAGTCACTCTGTCAGTACTCTTACTGTGCATTGACTGTTCCTAGGTGATTTACACCCCTCTCTGTTTTCTCTCTCTTTATTTCAGGCCCCCCAGTCTCGTTGGTCATTCGACAACTATGGAGGGACTGAAAGGAGTGAACCTCGGAAGAGGTCGGAGGCACTCGCTGCTTCTGTCAACCAGTTTGGTGGTAGAATCAGAAATGCCTTGGAAGTAATGTTCCTTAGCATAATGCAGCTCTATTTATTTTGCGATATCACTAAAACAGCTCTTAATATACACTTCATTTGGGCCCTGTTTTGTGTTGTATTTTGGTGGATAACAGTTTCTATTGAAAGTTCAGTATCCTGTTGGCTTTCTCCACTAACTTGTTTTTATGTCTCTTGTTAACAGGAAGGTCTCATCATTGTCGATAATAAGACATCAAACATAATTGAGGAAACAAAGAAGATACAAATTAGAAGAAAGCCTAATGGTTCCAGCCCGTATATGCAGAACCCTGCTGCAGATACATTCACCCCTCCCAGTTTCTCACAGAAAGCTGAAGCTGCAGCCCAGGAGACCCAATTAAAAGCTTCTCGCGACGTAAGGTGCCATGCCGTTACAGCTCAATTAGGACTATGCTTTATCAGTTCCATTATGGAAAAGCTACTAGACGTTTTCAATGGCAATTTTTTCTTAAAGACGCTTATATTTCCAATAAAGGGACTCATTTTatcttatgaatgaaaaatatttTTGAGAAACAGGAAAGGAATAAGGAAAATAAATACATGACTGCAACTGCAGAACATAGGAAAATTGTAGCAAAATGCTTCGATCCTACGTGAATGAGTAGAAACAAAGTGCTCGGAGTGGATGTCAAAATTCCTGCGGAATTGTTGGCATAGGAAATCAGTTCATAGGATTTTGATAGCATCACCCTTCTGATTCAAAGAGCCTCTATGGAGAATTTCCTAAGGATTGGAATCCTAcaaaaaaaaacctatggaattctTAAAACCCAATGAGGCCGTCAATATCTAGATTAGTTTTTCTAATATTATTTCATCTAAGCCAAAGGC contains:
- the LOC124699317 gene encoding uncharacterized protein LOC124699317, whose translation is MAYRRKQQGPVGADDRRTPKPQGSAASSYTSMDSMREPNKLGLWGSLARKAKGILDEDAAAHKFDDYGKGQTTRKPDSSIGAQAPQSRWSFDNYGGTERSEPRKRSEALAASVNQFGGRIRNALEEGLIIVDNKTSNIIEETKKIQIRRKPNGSSPYMQNPAADTFTPPSFSQKAEAAAQETQLKASRDVANAMAAKAKLVLRELKTVKADLAFAKQRCSQLEEENKMLRETKQKGVKTEEDDDLIRMQLEALLAEKSRLAQENSMYARENRFLREIVDFHQFTGHDVVSFRDSETKDNKPEGRSYSYAENMFPVVDAYLDQEEVSPVPSRSESPIVSRDEPSSPKSSNSVSNAANSPRNSSKPNELVPDKD